The DNA window ATATCCACCATTGTAAACCTGTTAATGTTCCTATCATTAAAACCCTTGTACATATACCTTTcgtaaataaattatacatTCCCATCTCTTTTGTTATAATAGACAAACTTTTACCCTTGTTTTCTATCTTTCCTAATTGAGATATCATATTATCGGCAGGATGTGAAACTAGTGCACATATAATACCAGATAAATATCCTGATGCGAAAGTTATACCTAATTGTGTTGACTTAGAATAGGTATCTTTTGGTTGGGTAAATACATGATCATACATTGATTgaacaattttttcaaaaaaataaaatttagcCATAGTATATGGGATTTGACGACACCATAAAGGTGAAACACTACCAAATGGAAATTTTGTTTCGCTTCTGTTTTTTAACATAAACGAAACAGATTctgataatttatttggaAATGTACCAGGCTTACTTGTTTGCATTTTAACTTTAATCATTTCAAATggacataaaaatatgtctgCTGCAAATTCTGCTGATGCTGATGCAAGTAACCATGTTGCccctttatatttatatgcatattcttctcctaaataatttgaataCACATCTTTAAATACTTCATAAAAACCAAATTTACATAAACCTTGAAGAGAATATCCTATAAATGTAGGAGTCCATCCTAATGATAAACTTTTaactttttcttcttttattatttttcctatactttgaaataaatttttatatacatttggATATGTTTGAATTCTACATTTTGTAACATCTAATGGGGTTATTAATGTGTGCGTCAATCCACAAGACAATATACCTCCAAACATACATTTACTATAATACGATAAATTGTGATCGTGTGGATGCTTTATTCTAGTAACAGGGGTACTATATCTCGAATCCCATGTATCTGATCCTTGCATTTTCacaaatattcaaaatctgatattaaaaattgtttcaaatataaataagcatgataaataaatagtaaaataaGGCAATTCTATCAATCCTTTGCcatgcatatatagaaatattattttaaatattttatatatcccCCCAATTGtgtaaaatttaatataatttaattaagcAATATaacttataattataaagacTTTATGTTgcaatacatattttaaagttTTTCACAAAACAAACTATGCTTAAATAcgtattatattaatacttttcatttatttcaccttcaaaataatgcaaataaatatatgttcatgtattaatttaaggcgtatattttttttacattccCTTTGCCAAACATGTGTTTAcgtattttcaattttaattattcttTACCTTTATTATCTCTGTTATTAGTACTGTAttgattattatatattatgaaggaccatttattgtttaaacatatttatatatatatttttttattttaatttttttttttacaaatatatttcacaCAAATTCATACAATTTTCAATTGGCTTTACCACTTCCTTTATTatgcttatttattttccacgtatttttatataaaatgtatatatatttttaagtattcactgtattttttgttttattattttttttttaaatcacgCTAATACAGGATGtgcacatattttaaatatattcctGACCATAGTATATTTCCTTATATCCatacaattatataaattccttttgtttaatacataatataaacaaaatttaattatgtaaaaaaaaatgcgaAGAAAAACTATTCTAAGCGTTGCACGTTAATTGAAAGTATGTGCAAGGcctcatttttattgtaacATTCAGGCatatttaaagaatattttcaaCATTGTTCTAAAACTTAAAGCCTTTTTCACACTTTTGgtatattacattttttaacaattcttaaataattcacaatattttaatctattcatttttattccaTGGTTTTAGTGAATACTTGTGtaccatattttttgctattacattcaaaataaaaaaataaaaaacatttctCTAAATAATTTCCATCCTTAATAACATACCAACGAGGGAAATAAACAAAGCCTACTATAAAGTAGccaaattatattatttttttcattatatactggcctttatattttctaccGAATTAATAAACCTTTTTTTACATGTCCTCAAAcccaaatatataaaatgtgtataaTTTGTGTGtacatttttacaataaGTTCGATACCTTAAATGtgttatttaaaaagatatatagagactttttataaaactaaaatatgtctatatttaacaaattaatTCATAGAAtcttaaataaataaatatgttattacgtatttaaaataatttcaaattttattaataaaaattctttaatgttttattaaaaattattcatatttttactattatttgaggcgttaaaaaaaaagctagACACGGTATATTGCACACGGCTTAAACGgtactattatttattctcACTTTTATGCCTTatcaaagaaaaatattataatataaaactgCACGgatatttgtaaaattgAGACTATAAGATActacttttatatatgaattaataataatagttaaaaaaattaatataatcataatTTCAGTGatattgataataataacgcTGGCAATAATAATTACAAGCCTCTCTATTTTCTTAATCACAATGCAGAGTATCTAgatggaaaaaattaagtttCATGTTCTGcctttatcaaaaaaatatcatccTGCATAAAATTGACatcattataaatataatgtacatattttagcgtatatttcaaatatatataatcatatacctataatattttctccTTAACTCTCTTTTATCTctctatatatgtattgtCTTATATGATTCAATATATACGCTAACACTATAACGAGGCACCTCTATTACCCACTAccaaaaatatgaatgatGATTTTGAATGctttataaagaaaaaaatcatatcACTCTTGAGGATTCGAgagaatatttttaccGCCTGCATGCAACATGTTcgtatacatatacatttatCCATCTTTTTGcttatttcatatttcttttctttcTCACTCAccttttcatattataaaactAGTAACACTCTATTTTTAATGCATTCAATTCTTAGGGGACAAATAAAGacgaattaaataatttttttttgacatCCCCTGTTAATACTGTCCTATTTTTCGTTCTTTACAAGTACACATATGGTATGaatctaaaaaatataattttaataaaatataaaaatggcatatattaatgaaattCATGTTCCTTAATGAACATCTCATTAtgtaactatttttttttccattttcaaAGATGATGAAACAGGTGGTCAAACAGTTTTGGAAAATAGTATTGCCCAGTCAGCGGAAAAAACAGACGACAATATAGAAAaggaagaaataaataagtctccagaaaataaaaaagatatagaTAGCCAAACCCTTTCCCATAATAGCATTGATGAAACAATAAACAGCCAAAATGACGAAAGTAAAAAAActgaaaaaacaaatgagaaggaaaatatttctaatGAAGAACtacaaaatgataataaagaagaaaTTACATCCGAGTTGgctaataataattgtgaaggagatgaaaatattgaagagacaaaagaaacaaaatgCAACCGCTATATACTAAAAATgagtataaataatataaacattgATGACcatgaagaagaaaatttaCAATCCCAGAGTATTCAAGCAATGgctaacaaaaaaaatataactacCCCTaagcatattatttactttttaaaaataaaaaatgataacatTCAAGACAACTTagatgaatattttaataataattacacCTTTGGAAATTTAcatcataattatattaacaattttaaaacatatttcaaaatattctttatacCATTCTTTTTGTctttagtaaaaaaaaatgatgcaTTTGAATATCTTGGTAAAGAAATCGAAcagaatgaaaaaatggataatatattaattaaaatacaaaatttt is part of the Plasmodium chabaudi chabaudi strain AS genome assembly, chromosome: 6 genome and encodes:
- a CDS encoding mitochondrial phosphate carrier protein, putative, with protein sequence MQGSDTWDSRYSTPVTRIKHPHDHNLSYYSKCMFGGILSCGLTHTLITPLDVTKCRIQTYPNVYKNLFQSIGKIIKEEKVKSLSLGWTPTFIGYSLQGLCKFGFYEVFKDVYSNYLGEEYAYKYKGATWLLASASAEFAADIFLCPFEMIKVKMQTSKPGTFPNKLSESVSFMLKNRSETKFPFGSVSPLWCRQIPYTMAKFYFFEKIVQSMYDHVFTQPKDTYSKSTQLGITFASGYLSGIICALVSHPADNMISQLGKIENKGKSLSIITKEMGMYNLFTKGICTRVLMIGTLTGLQWWIYDTFKSVMGLGTSGSGSGAKK